From Klebsiella electrica, the proteins below share one genomic window:
- a CDS encoding HAL/PAL/TAL family ammonia-lyase, giving the protein MTTTLNGSITLGQAPGTVDEIVRIADGAPIALEQAALDNMARVSSRIQRAIEQGQVIYGLTTGVGDLVTTRLSPDKMTDTQLNMLRSHACGVGPDLTVREVRAMMAVTLKSLLQGYSGVTPALAQRIAEMLNRQVTPWSPASGSVGYLIATAHIGLAVFGEGKCWYQGELLPAQQALTRAGIPPYAPAPREGHALVGGTYEITALGCLAVADFQRLLPVADMAGGMGLEAMRGNTRGYDARLHALRPHPGQQETAQNLRRLLKGSEILERYRDHRVQDALSLRCIPQIHGAVRDQLAHCRQIMTTELNSVTDNPLFLVEEDQLIVMPGGNGHGAPTALALDALAVAIAQLSTASQARCDRITNAHLSGLPAFLVSPGSGYSGMMIPPYVAAALAGDNRSLAGPASIHTVSTCAGQEDHVSMGVAAARKALKAVENAVDIVAIELLCACQALEFHRPLRAAVGSEATLERVRQAVPFRDKDTLLYPDIHALRALINQGELSAMLLALCEEE; this is encoded by the coding sequence ATGACAACTACCCTGAACGGCAGCATTACCCTCGGGCAGGCGCCAGGCACTGTGGATGAGATAGTGCGGATTGCCGACGGCGCGCCGATCGCGCTGGAGCAGGCCGCGCTGGATAATATGGCGCGGGTCAGCAGCCGTATTCAGCGCGCCATTGAACAAGGTCAGGTGATCTACGGGCTGACGACCGGCGTTGGCGATCTGGTCACCACCCGGCTTTCCCCGGACAAGATGACGGATACGCAGTTGAATATGCTGCGCAGCCACGCCTGTGGCGTCGGGCCGGATCTGACGGTACGTGAAGTACGAGCCATGATGGCGGTGACGTTAAAATCCCTGTTGCAGGGATACAGCGGCGTCACCCCGGCGCTGGCGCAGCGTATCGCCGAGATGCTGAACCGGCAGGTGACGCCGTGGTCACCCGCCAGCGGCTCCGTCGGTTACCTGATAGCCACCGCCCATATCGGCCTTGCGGTCTTCGGCGAAGGCAAATGCTGGTATCAGGGAGAACTGCTCCCGGCGCAACAGGCGCTGACACGGGCGGGTATCCCGCCCTATGCTCCCGCTCCCAGAGAGGGTCATGCGTTGGTTGGCGGCACCTATGAGATAACCGCGCTAGGCTGCCTGGCCGTGGCGGATTTCCAGCGCCTGCTTCCCGTCGCCGATATGGCGGGCGGGATGGGACTGGAGGCCATGCGGGGCAACACGCGCGGCTACGATGCCCGCCTGCACGCCCTGCGCCCTCATCCCGGGCAGCAGGAAACCGCGCAAAACCTGCGCCGTCTGCTGAAAGGCAGCGAGATCCTGGAGCGTTATCGCGACCACCGGGTTCAGGACGCGCTGAGTTTACGCTGTATCCCCCAGATCCACGGTGCGGTGCGCGACCAGCTGGCCCACTGTCGGCAGATTATGACCACCGAACTCAATTCGGTGACCGATAATCCGCTGTTTCTGGTTGAAGAAGACCAGCTTATCGTGATGCCCGGAGGCAATGGCCACGGCGCGCCAACGGCGCTGGCGCTGGATGCGCTGGCCGTTGCCATTGCCCAGTTGAGCACCGCTTCTCAGGCCCGCTGCGACCGCATCACCAACGCGCATCTCAGCGGGCTGCCGGCCTTTCTTGTCTCGCCGGGTTCGGGGTATTCCGGGATGATGATCCCACCTTACGTTGCCGCTGCGCTGGCGGGCGATAACCGCAGTCTGGCTGGCCCGGCCAGTATCCACACGGTATCCACCTGCGCCGGTCAGGAAGATCATGTCAGCATGGGGGTTGCCGCCGCGCGTAAAGCGCTTAAAGCGGTGGAGAACGCGGTGGATATCGTCGCCATCGAGCTGCTGTGCGCCTGCCAGGCGCTGGAGTTCCATCGCCCGCTGCGTGCCGCCGTGGGCAGCGAGGCGACGCTGGAGAGAGTGCGTCAGGCGGTGCCGTTCCGGGATAAAGATACGCTACTCTACCCGGATATACATGCGCTACGCGCCCTGATTAATCAGGGCGAACTCAGTGCGATGCTACTGGCATTGTGCGAAGAGGAGTAA
- a CDS encoding ABC transporter substrate-binding protein, whose amino-acid sequence MNMKKSVLTLCSALLLSATSSAWAAPKVIVGSADFPESQLLGTIYAGALEAQHIPVEKKLNIGSREVYIPALLDGSITLIPEYSGALLSYLDAKNEAHDSQDVARELAAKLPEKVKMLEISQAQDIDVLAVTQKTADKYKLKTIADLQPVASQLVLGGPAEWKTRHEGLSGLREVYGLNFKSFKVLDVGGPLTLSAMKNNQVQVADLLSTSPAIKKDRLVVLEDTKHLFAAQNIVPIVASAALNDTVTTTLNKVSAQLTTEDLIDMNEQIAEFVSIDDIAHQWLVKHGFSQ is encoded by the coding sequence ATGAATATGAAAAAAAGTGTTTTGACGCTGTGTTCGGCTCTGCTGCTGTCGGCGACCTCATCGGCCTGGGCCGCCCCGAAAGTCATTGTCGGTTCTGCGGACTTCCCGGAAAGCCAGCTGCTGGGCACCATTTATGCGGGAGCGTTAGAAGCGCAACACATCCCGGTGGAGAAAAAGCTCAATATCGGCAGCCGCGAGGTGTATATCCCGGCGCTGCTGGACGGCTCCATCACGCTAATCCCGGAATACAGCGGCGCGCTGTTGAGCTATCTGGATGCGAAAAATGAGGCCCACGACAGCCAGGACGTCGCCAGAGAGCTGGCCGCTAAGCTGCCAGAGAAGGTCAAAATGCTGGAGATCTCCCAGGCTCAGGATATCGACGTTCTGGCCGTGACGCAGAAAACCGCCGATAAATATAAACTGAAAACCATCGCCGATTTACAGCCGGTTGCCAGCCAACTGGTGCTGGGCGGCCCGGCGGAATGGAAAACCCGCCATGAGGGGCTCTCCGGCCTGCGCGAAGTGTACGGGCTGAACTTTAAGAGCTTTAAAGTGCTGGACGTCGGCGGACCGCTGACGCTCAGCGCTATGAAAAATAACCAGGTCCAGGTAGCCGATCTGCTTTCAACCTCGCCCGCAATCAAAAAAGATCGCCTTGTGGTGCTGGAAGACACCAAACATCTGTTCGCGGCGCAAAATATTGTGCCCATCGTCGCCAGCGCGGCGCTGAATGACACCGTGACCACTACCCTGAATAAAGTCTCCGCCCAGCTAACGACGGAAGATCTGATCGACATGAACGAGCAAATTGCCGAATTCGTCAGCATCGACGATATCGCGCATCAGTGGCTGGTAAAACACGGATTTAGCCAATAA
- a CDS encoding ABC transporter permease, whose product MLTWFLDPTHWFGEGGIFPLLAQHISYSVVALAIAFIIAFPVGCYTGHTGKGEGLLIGTTNALRSLPSFGLIILLVILLSGEFESDMAFILPCILVLVALALPPIALGVHAGIRSLDPYVLDAARGMGLTRLQILLQVELPCALPLILSGVRSATLQIISTATIAAYVSLGGLGRLIIDGRAANDFSQMTAGAMLVALLALLIDCLFSFSQKMVVSPGITRRIKNQ is encoded by the coding sequence ATGCTTACCTGGTTCCTGGATCCGACCCACTGGTTTGGCGAGGGCGGCATTTTCCCCCTTCTGGCGCAGCACATCAGCTATAGCGTTGTCGCGCTGGCGATCGCCTTTATCATCGCGTTTCCCGTCGGCTGTTACACCGGCCATACCGGCAAAGGGGAAGGGCTGCTCATCGGTACCACCAACGCCCTGCGCTCCCTGCCCTCATTTGGGCTGATTATTCTGCTGGTGATTTTACTTTCCGGCGAGTTTGAGTCCGATATGGCGTTTATTCTGCCCTGTATTCTGGTGCTGGTGGCGCTGGCGCTCCCGCCGATTGCCCTGGGCGTGCATGCGGGTATCCGCTCGCTCGATCCCTATGTCCTTGATGCCGCTCGCGGCATGGGGCTGACGCGGCTGCAGATCCTGCTACAGGTAGAGTTGCCCTGCGCGCTTCCGCTGATCCTCTCCGGCGTGCGCAGCGCCACGTTGCAGATTATTTCAACCGCCACCATCGCAGCCTATGTCTCGCTGGGGGGACTTGGACGTCTGATTATCGACGGACGCGCGGCGAACGATTTCAGCCAGATGACCGCCGGCGCCATGCTGGTGGCGCTGCTGGCTTTACTGATCGACTGCTTGTTCTCTTTCTCGCAAAAAATGGTCGTTTCACCCGGTATTACCCGGCGTATTAAAAACCAATAA
- a CDS encoding ABC transporter permease produces the protein MRFDWLWAQSDKIFNLLLWHSYLSIVPVVIGLILAIPVGWGIHNLPSVKSAIINLFGLLYTIPSLALFVLLPPLLHTQILDPINVVVALTIYSFALLVRTVCDGLDSVSADTRQSAAALGYKPAQQFFQIDLPLAVPVIGSGLRVAVVSNVSIVSVAALIGAPQLGSLFTQGFQLQFLTPIIAGIVLSIILALLLDILVVYATRQLSRWQPQRG, from the coding sequence ATGAGATTCGATTGGCTATGGGCGCAGAGCGATAAAATCTTCAACCTGCTTCTCTGGCACAGCTATCTCTCGATTGTGCCGGTAGTGATAGGGTTAATTCTGGCGATCCCGGTGGGCTGGGGCATTCACAACCTGCCATCGGTCAAGTCGGCGATCATTAACCTGTTTGGCCTGCTGTATACCATTCCGTCCCTGGCGCTGTTTGTGCTGCTGCCCCCGCTGCTCCACACGCAGATACTGGACCCCATTAATGTGGTGGTCGCTCTGACCATCTACAGCTTTGCGCTGCTGGTTCGCACCGTCTGCGACGGGCTGGACTCCGTATCGGCCGATACCCGTCAGTCCGCGGCGGCGCTCGGCTATAAGCCCGCCCAGCAGTTTTTCCAGATTGACCTGCCGCTGGCCGTGCCGGTGATTGGTTCCGGCCTGCGCGTGGCCGTGGTGTCTAACGTCAGTATCGTTTCCGTCGCGGCGTTGATCGGCGCGCCGCAGCTCGGCTCGCTGTTTACCCAGGGCTTCCAGCTGCAATTTCTGACCCCGATCATCGCCGGGATCGTACTCAGCATCATTCTGGCGCTGCTGCTGGATATTCTGGTGGTTTACGCCACTCGTCAACTCAGCCGCTGGCAACCTCAGAGAGGATAA
- a CDS encoding ABC transporter ATP-binding protein, with protein MITFQNVTKHYGNGSVVVDGLSLVAPGGKITVFVGPSGCGKTTSLRMINRLVEPSSGRILLNGEATEQMDIVQLRRRIGYVIQNAGLFPHKNIIDNIATTAILNGAAKSKARARAGELLEVVGLDPQIAKRFPWQLSGGQQQRVGVARALAADPEFMLMDEPFSAVDPVVREQLQEEFLRIQKEVSKTIIMVTHDIDEAMKLGDLVAVLKPGGKLAQMASPGKLLNTPQNAFVADFIGKDRGYRKLSFHSANTGTALRNEPYAELDCSFEQAKEMAIDRWLLVTQNGKAFGWFDTHQPATAITLDNINLGATFHQQGSPLRHLLDAALSSPNHRAVIVDERQIPQGTIHLDQVLDMCKSTRQEGA; from the coding sequence ATGATTACCTTCCAGAATGTGACTAAGCACTACGGCAACGGTTCGGTCGTAGTAGACGGCCTTAGCCTGGTAGCGCCGGGAGGCAAAATTACGGTATTTGTCGGCCCTTCGGGCTGTGGAAAAACCACCTCATTGCGGATGATCAACCGCTTAGTGGAGCCGTCATCGGGCCGAATCCTGCTTAACGGCGAAGCCACCGAGCAAATGGATATCGTGCAACTGCGCCGCCGTATTGGCTATGTCATTCAAAACGCTGGTTTATTTCCCCACAAAAACATTATCGATAATATTGCCACCACCGCGATTCTCAACGGCGCCGCCAAAAGTAAAGCCAGAGCCAGAGCCGGGGAATTGCTGGAAGTCGTCGGTCTGGATCCGCAAATCGCCAAACGCTTTCCCTGGCAGCTTTCCGGAGGCCAGCAGCAGCGCGTGGGCGTCGCCCGCGCCCTGGCGGCCGACCCGGAGTTTATGTTGATGGACGAACCGTTCAGCGCGGTCGACCCGGTGGTTCGCGAACAGCTGCAGGAAGAGTTTTTGCGTATTCAGAAAGAGGTGAGCAAAACCATCATTATGGTCACTCACGATATTGATGAGGCGATGAAGCTCGGCGATCTGGTCGCGGTACTCAAACCCGGCGGCAAACTGGCGCAGATGGCCTCCCCAGGCAAACTGCTCAATACGCCGCAAAACGCCTTTGTGGCGGACTTTATCGGCAAAGACAGAGGCTATCGCAAACTGAGTTTCCACTCCGCCAACACCGGAACCGCGTTACGCAACGAGCCCTATGCCGAGCTGGACTGTTCCTTCGAGCAGGCCAAAGAGATGGCCATCGACCGCTGGCTGTTGGTTACCCAAAACGGCAAAGCGTTTGGCTGGTTCGACACCCATCAGCCGGCAACGGCGATTACGCTCGACAACATCAATCTGGGGGCGACATTCCACCAGCAGGGAAGCCCGTTGCGCCATTTGCTGGACGCTGCGCTGAGTTCTCCCAACCACCGGGCCGTGATCGTCGATGAACGGCAAATCCCGCAGGGGACTATCCACCTCGATCAGGTACTCGATATGTGTAAATCCACGCGTCAGGAGGGAGCATGA
- the hutU gene encoding urocanate hydratase, with product MSKQATRFRDVEIRAPRGTKLNAKSWFTEAPLRMLMNNLDPDVAENPKELVVYGGIGRAARNWECYDKIVETLKQLNDDETLLIQSGKPVGVFKTHDNAPRVLIANSNLVPHWANWEHFNELDAKGLAMYGQMTAGSWIYIGSQGIVQGTYETFVEAGRQHYNGSLRGRWVLTAGLGGMGGAQPLAATLAGACSLNIECQQSRIDFRLRTRYVDEQASDLDDALARIARYTAKGEAVSIALHGNAAEILPELVRRGVRPDMVTDQTSAHDPLNGYLPLGMSWEDYRARAQSHPVETIHAAKASMAEHVKAMLAFQQQGIPTFDYGNNIRQMAKEMGVENAFDFPGFVPAYIRPLFCRGIGPFRWAALSGDPEDIYRTDAKVKELIPDDEHLHHWLDMARERISFQGLPARICWVGLGQRARLGLAFNEMVRSGELSAPVVIGRDHLDSGSVASPNRETEAMQDGSDAVSDWPLLNALLNTASGATWVSLHHGGGVGMGFSQHSGVVIVCDGSDAAAERIARVLSNDPATGVMRHADAGYDIAIECAREQGLNLPMIAD from the coding sequence ATGAGTAAACAAGCAACCCGTTTTCGCGATGTTGAAATCAGAGCCCCGCGAGGCACTAAGCTGAACGCAAAAAGTTGGTTCACAGAGGCGCCGCTGCGCATGCTGATGAACAACCTGGATCCCGATGTCGCCGAAAATCCCAAAGAGCTGGTGGTGTACGGCGGTATTGGCCGGGCGGCGCGCAACTGGGAATGCTACGACAAGATCGTTGAGACCCTGAAGCAGCTCAATGATGATGAAACGCTGTTGATCCAGTCCGGTAAACCGGTGGGGGTTTTCAAAACCCACGACAACGCCCCACGGGTGCTGATCGCCAACTCGAACCTCGTGCCGCACTGGGCAAACTGGGAGCACTTCAACGAGCTTGATGCAAAAGGTCTGGCGATGTACGGGCAAATGACGGCCGGCTCATGGATCTACATCGGCAGTCAGGGCATTGTTCAGGGCACTTACGAAACGTTTGTGGAAGCCGGGCGCCAGCACTATAACGGTAGCTTGCGCGGACGCTGGGTGCTGACCGCGGGTCTGGGGGGCATGGGCGGCGCTCAGCCGCTGGCCGCAACCCTGGCGGGAGCCTGTTCGCTGAATATTGAATGCCAGCAGTCGCGTATCGACTTCCGTCTGCGTACCCGCTATGTCGATGAGCAGGCCAGCGATCTGGATGACGCCCTGGCCCGCATCGCCCGCTATACCGCAAAAGGAGAAGCGGTATCCATCGCGCTGCATGGCAACGCGGCGGAAATTTTACCGGAGCTGGTAAGACGCGGCGTGCGCCCGGACATGGTGACCGACCAGACCAGCGCACACGATCCCCTTAACGGCTATCTGCCGCTGGGCATGAGCTGGGAAGACTACCGCGCTCGCGCGCAGTCCCACCCGGTGGAGACGATCCACGCGGCGAAAGCCTCAATGGCTGAACACGTTAAAGCCATGCTCGCCTTCCAGCAGCAGGGCATTCCCACCTTCGATTACGGCAACAACATCCGCCAGATGGCGAAAGAGATGGGGGTGGAAAACGCGTTTGACTTCCCAGGCTTTGTTCCCGCCTATATTCGTCCGCTGTTCTGCCGGGGGATTGGCCCGTTCCGCTGGGCGGCGCTTTCCGGCGATCCGGAGGATATCTACCGCACCGATGCGAAAGTCAAAGAGCTGATCCCCGACGACGAACACCTCCACCACTGGCTGGATATGGCCAGAGAGCGCATCAGCTTCCAGGGGCTGCCGGCCCGCATCTGCTGGGTCGGCCTGGGGCAGCGCGCCCGTCTGGGCCTGGCGTTTAACGAAATGGTCCGCAGCGGCGAGCTGTCGGCGCCGGTAGTGATCGGCCGCGATCATCTTGACTCCGGCTCCGTTGCCAGCCCTAACCGCGAAACCGAAGCGATGCAGGACGGCTCCGACGCGGTGTCCGACTGGCCGTTGCTGAACGCGCTGCTGAATACCGCCAGTGGCGCGACCTGGGTTTCTCTGCACCATGGCGGCGGCGTAGGGATGGGCTTCTCCCAGCACTCCGGCGTGGTCATTGTCTGCGACGGCAGCGATGCAGCGGCGGAACGCATCGCCCGGGTGCTGAGCAACGACCCGGCCACCGGCGTGATGCGCCATGCGGATGCGGGTTACGACATCGCGATTGAATGCGCCAGAGAGCAAGGACTCAACCTGCCAATGATTGCGGATTAA
- a CDS encoding purine-cytosine permease family protein yields MNNNTTYIETRSIEPIPDSERHGSIFSQFTLWLGANLQITAMVTGALTIVFGGDVFWSLAGLMLGQIAGGIVMALHAAQGPQLGIPQMISSRVQFGVYGACLPILLVCLMYLGFIATGAVLSGQAISAVFHTTETSGILLFAAATLVIAYVGYRLIHLLGKLASVVGIIAFLYLLWKISSFPAIGELLSVRPFSWSTFLTATGLAASWQITFGPYVADYSRYLPRSTSPGKVFFAVGSGSVIGAQIAMTVGVLAAALSQGKLVGHEVDYIVGLGGTGAIATLLYLSIAFGKLTINTLNAYGSLMCLATVYSCGKQRVRVSQSVRLLVLAVIITLATGIAIIGQHSFLSAFKSFLLFLLTFFTPWSAINLVDYYFFNHQAIDMEALNDPNGKYRAWNVTGIGVYLVGVAVQTPFIDSGFYSGPFVKMLGGIDISWLIGLALPAALYYVLRKAQSAAAAGAAISR; encoded by the coding sequence ATGAATAACAACACCACATACATCGAAACACGCTCTATTGAGCCCATCCCTGACAGTGAACGCCACGGTAGCATTTTTAGCCAGTTCACCCTGTGGCTGGGGGCTAACCTGCAAATCACCGCCATGGTCACCGGCGCCTTAACTATTGTATTCGGCGGGGATGTTTTCTGGTCGCTGGCCGGTCTGATGCTGGGACAGATTGCTGGCGGGATTGTGATGGCATTGCACGCCGCGCAAGGGCCGCAGTTAGGGATACCGCAGATGATCAGCAGTAGGGTGCAGTTCGGCGTCTACGGCGCCTGCCTGCCGATTCTGCTGGTCTGCCTGATGTACCTTGGCTTTATCGCCACCGGGGCGGTGCTGTCCGGTCAGGCGATTTCGGCGGTTTTCCATACCACGGAAACCAGCGGCATTCTGCTTTTTGCTGCCGCCACGCTGGTTATCGCTTATGTCGGCTATCGCTTGATCCACCTGTTGGGTAAGCTGGCGAGCGTGGTGGGGATTATCGCGTTTCTCTATCTGCTGTGGAAAATCAGCTCTTTTCCGGCTATTGGCGAGCTGCTGAGTGTCCGGCCCTTTAGCTGGAGCACGTTTTTAACCGCCACCGGCCTTGCGGCCTCCTGGCAGATCACCTTTGGCCCCTATGTTGCCGATTATTCCCGCTATCTGCCGCGCAGCACCTCTCCCGGGAAGGTCTTTTTCGCCGTCGGGAGCGGTTCGGTCATTGGCGCGCAAATCGCCATGACCGTCGGGGTGCTGGCTGCCGCGCTCTCTCAGGGAAAACTGGTCGGTCATGAGGTGGACTATATCGTCGGCCTCGGCGGCACCGGCGCAATAGCCACGCTGCTCTATCTGAGCATCGCGTTTGGTAAACTGACTATCAATACCCTGAATGCCTACGGTAGCCTGATGTGCCTGGCGACGGTATACAGTTGCGGGAAGCAGCGAGTGCGCGTGAGCCAGTCGGTGCGTCTGCTGGTGCTGGCGGTGATTATTACCCTGGCGACCGGTATCGCAATTATTGGGCAGCACTCTTTCCTGTCGGCGTTTAAATCCTTCCTGCTATTCCTGTTGACTTTCTTTACACCGTGGAGCGCGATTAACCTGGTGGATTACTATTTCTTTAATCACCAGGCGATAGACATGGAGGCGCTGAACGATCCGAACGGGAAATACCGGGCGTGGAACGTGACGGGGATCGGGGTTTATCTCGTCGGAGTGGCGGTACAGACGCCGTTTATTGATAGTGGATTCTATTCCGGCCCGTTCGTGAAGATGCTGGGCGGTATCGATATCTCCTGGCTCATCGGACTGGCGCTTCCGGCGGCGCTCTACTATGTCCTGCGCAAAGCGCAGTCCGCAGCGGCGGCCGGCGCCGCCATCAGTCGTTAA
- the hutI gene encoding imidazolonepropionase: MYTLWHHCRIATMAAGHYQLLDDGAMLTDGAALLWVGKRAELPDLPVAQRVDLQGRVVTPGLVDCHSHAVFGGDRAREFEMRLNGASYAEIAAAGGGIASTVNATRQASESQLLESARQRIGALCRDGVTALEIKSGYGLDLANERKMLRVIRRLGDILPLTVRSTCLAAHAVPVEYQDRADAWIDSICEQLLPDLHQEGLVDAVDAFCEHLAFSPSQVERVFQKARELGLPVKLHAEQLTRQHGAALAARYHALSADHLEYLCEEDIAAMARHGTVAVLLPGAYYFLREKQLPPLDLLRQYRVPIALASDLNPGTSPVLSLRLMMNMACTLFRMTPEEALAGVTLNGAKALGLDAVCGSLEAGKEASFVAWDIAHPAELSYWLGGSLSKQVIYQGKEVYCD, from the coding sequence ATGTATACCCTTTGGCACCACTGCCGGATTGCCACCATGGCCGCGGGTCATTATCAGTTGCTTGACGATGGCGCGATGCTGACCGACGGCGCAGCGCTGTTATGGGTCGGCAAGCGGGCGGAACTGCCGGACCTACCCGTCGCGCAGCGGGTGGATTTGCAGGGCCGGGTGGTCACGCCGGGGCTGGTGGATTGTCATAGCCACGCGGTGTTTGGCGGCGACCGGGCCCGGGAATTTGAAATGCGTCTTAACGGGGCGAGCTATGCGGAGATCGCGGCCGCCGGCGGCGGTATCGCCAGTACGGTCAACGCCACGCGACAGGCCAGCGAAAGCCAGTTACTGGAGAGCGCGAGGCAGCGTATCGGGGCGTTGTGCCGGGACGGCGTAACGGCGCTGGAAATTAAATCCGGCTACGGCCTGGATCTGGCTAACGAACGTAAAATGCTGCGGGTGATCCGCCGTTTAGGCGACATATTGCCGCTGACCGTGCGCAGTACCTGTCTGGCGGCCCATGCGGTGCCCGTCGAGTATCAGGATCGGGCAGATGCCTGGATTGACTCTATTTGCGAACAACTGCTGCCGGACCTGCATCAGGAAGGGTTGGTGGATGCGGTGGATGCGTTCTGCGAACACCTGGCGTTTTCGCCCTCGCAGGTGGAACGGGTCTTTCAGAAGGCCCGGGAGCTGGGGCTGCCAGTGAAGCTCCATGCCGAGCAGTTGACGCGACAGCATGGGGCGGCGTTGGCCGCTCGCTACCACGCGCTGTCGGCGGACCATCTGGAATATTTGTGCGAAGAAGATATCGCCGCGATGGCTCGCCATGGGACGGTGGCGGTACTGCTGCCGGGTGCCTATTACTTCCTGCGTGAGAAACAGCTACCGCCGCTGGATCTGCTGCGCCAGTACCGGGTGCCGATTGCCCTCGCCAGCGATTTAAATCCCGGCACCTCGCCGGTATTGTCCCTGCGCCTGATGATGAATATGGCCTGTACGCTGTTTCGCATGACGCCGGAAGAGGCGTTGGCTGGGGTGACGCTTAACGGCGCGAAGGCGCTGGGGCTGGATGCGGTTTGCGGTTCTCTGGAAGCCGGAAAAGAGGCCAGCTTTGTGGCGTGGGATATTGCCCATCCGGCGGAGCTGAGCTACTGGCTGGGGGGCTCCCTTTCGAAACAGGTGATTTATCAAGGTAAGGAGGTTTATTGTGATTAA
- the hutG gene encoding N-formylglutamate deformylase, producing MIKAFDLRQGNLPLLVSMPHPGTLLTPEVAQGLTPRAKRLEDTDWHIPVLYQTIADMGASTLCACYSRYVVDINRPADDKPLYSTATTGLFTDIFFDGEALFVPGGAPDAAAREVILKHVWQPYHQALAAELARLREKFGYALLWDAHSIKSVVPRLFEGRLPDLNFGTADGASCSTQLSQALLTGCEAFPQYSRILNGRFKGGYITRHYGDPANHIHAVQLEMAQCSYMDEESFAYLPEKAQQAQQLLERLINTALQWGREQYGAP from the coding sequence GTGATTAAGGCGTTTGATTTGCGGCAGGGGAACCTGCCGCTGCTGGTCAGTATGCCCCATCCGGGAACGTTATTAACCCCCGAAGTCGCCCAGGGACTCACGCCGAGGGCGAAACGTCTGGAAGATACCGACTGGCATATTCCTGTGCTCTATCAGACCATCGCCGACATGGGGGCCAGCACGCTATGCGCCTGTTATTCCCGCTATGTGGTGGATATCAATCGCCCGGCCGATGATAAACCGCTTTATAGCACGGCGACGACCGGACTGTTTACCGATATCTTTTTTGACGGCGAAGCCCTGTTTGTGCCGGGCGGCGCGCCTGACGCGGCGGCGAGAGAGGTTATCTTAAAACACGTCTGGCAGCCTTATCACCAGGCGCTGGCCGCTGAACTGGCGCGCCTGCGTGAGAAATTTGGCTATGCGCTGTTGTGGGATGCGCACTCGATTAAATCCGTGGTGCCGCGCTTGTTCGAAGGGCGCCTGCCGGATCTGAACTTCGGTACGGCGGACGGCGCCAGCTGTTCGACGCAGCTCAGTCAGGCGCTGCTGACAGGCTGCGAGGCGTTCCCGCAGTACAGCCGGATACTTAACGGCCGCTTTAAAGGCGGATATATCACCCGCCACTACGGCGATCCCGCGAACCATATTCATGCGGTACAGCTGGAAATGGCTCAGTGCAGCTATATGGATGAAGAGAGCTTTGCCTATCTTCCGGAGAAAGCGCAGCAGGCGCAGCAGTTGCTGGAGCGGTTGATTAATACCGCGTTGCAGTGGGGACGAGAGCAGTATGGCGCTCCCTGA